One segment of Streptomyces sp. NBC_01463 DNA contains the following:
- the dapA gene encoding 4-hydroxy-tetrahydrodipicolinate synthase has protein sequence MTLDHPRPGGVYLPLVTPFLDGEVDHASVKQLLARYRDSGIAGIVLLGTTGESPVLDADEAERIVELVASCVQGSLPLYLGVSGNDTRHVAASVRRSGRLPVDGYLVTAPYYNRPSQSGLIAHFDAVVSETDRDVIVYNIPYRTGVNLHNDSLFTLADRHPHIVGVKDSSGDIKQSLELLREGSDRLAVLTGEDHLFFASVALGGAGGILAAAHIEPESFVRVFDELRGGNAAAALEHWNALSSWIPLLFGEPNPAPLKVWLADQGLVQSPECRLPLSAVSEQLVTELRHRLPQEKDSLRGDRSGS, from the coding sequence GTGACGTTGGATCATCCGCGCCCGGGCGGCGTGTACCTCCCGCTGGTGACCCCCTTCCTCGACGGCGAGGTCGACCACGCGTCGGTCAAACAACTCCTGGCCCGCTACCGGGATTCGGGCATCGCGGGGATCGTGCTGCTCGGCACGACCGGTGAGTCCCCGGTGCTCGACGCCGACGAGGCCGAGCGCATCGTCGAGCTGGTGGCCTCCTGCGTACAGGGATCGCTCCCGCTCTACCTCGGGGTGAGCGGCAACGACACCCGGCACGTGGCGGCCTCGGTGCGGCGCAGCGGCCGGCTGCCCGTCGACGGGTACCTGGTCACCGCCCCGTACTACAACCGTCCCTCGCAGAGCGGACTGATCGCCCACTTCGACGCCGTCGTGTCGGAGACCGACCGCGACGTCATCGTCTACAACATCCCGTACCGCACCGGGGTGAACCTCCACAACGACTCGCTGTTCACGCTCGCCGACCGGCACCCGCACATCGTCGGCGTGAAGGACTCCTCCGGCGACATCAAGCAGTCCCTGGAGCTGCTGCGCGAGGGCAGCGACCGGCTGGCCGTCCTCACCGGCGAGGACCACCTGTTCTTCGCCTCGGTCGCGCTGGGCGGAGCCGGCGGAATCCTCGCCGCCGCGCACATCGAACCCGAGTCGTTCGTCCGGGTCTTCGACGAGCTGCGCGGCGGGAACGCGGCCGCGGCCCTGGAGCACTGGAACGCGCTCAGCTCCTGGATCCCGCTGCTGTTCGGCGAGCCCAACCCCGCCCCCCTCAAGGTCTGGCTGGCGGACCAGGGGCTCGTGCAGTCGCCCGAGTGCCGGCTTCCCCTCAGCGCGGTCTCCGAACAACTGGTGACGGAACTCCGGCACCGGCTTCCCCAGGAAAAGGACTCCCTCCGGGGAGACAGGAGCGGATCATGA
- a CDS encoding ATP-grasp domain-containing protein, protein MTPHVLVLCSRRRAMPARLFDAPGMERVTVIAETGHPHRFPDSVETVEVGDIQDPGEVYAAALSIARRAPFGHVVAPVEFSQAAAGYIRSTLGLPGLGYESALGFSHKYLMKQRLRDAGLPVTDFAQVLALDDVPDAADRVGWPCVVKPVFGGGCLDVVTFTSRKEFDDFAASPRADSLRGTRIPLIVERFVPMDAELHCDGVVHDGEVRFAAAARYFTPLLGQIDNFSGSYFLPGDHPDLAPALDLHARVVRALGMRSGVTHLELFKTPGGLLVGEVACRPAGGGIPEALRLQYGIDIWQAFLDTSIGRDPHWEPRHRDNVVVNADFPTRPGRITRLVPEADLAALPGVIGTRMTMAVGDVIPADLTSSTSPGLVFYEAGDEGEVLSRLENIREAYFLETSAP, encoded by the coding sequence GTGACGCCGCACGTCCTGGTCCTGTGTTCCCGCCGCCGCGCCATGCCGGCGCGCCTGTTCGACGCCCCCGGAATGGAGCGCGTCACGGTGATCGCCGAGACCGGCCATCCGCACCGCTTCCCCGACTCCGTCGAGACCGTCGAGGTCGGTGACATCCAGGACCCGGGAGAGGTGTACGCCGCGGCCCTGTCCATCGCCCGCCGCGCCCCGTTCGGTCACGTCGTGGCCCCCGTCGAGTTCAGCCAGGCCGCCGCGGGCTACATCCGCTCCACCCTGGGACTGCCCGGACTGGGATACGAGTCCGCCCTCGGCTTCTCCCACAAGTACCTGATGAAGCAGCGCCTGCGGGACGCCGGACTGCCCGTCACCGACTTCGCCCAGGTCCTCGCCCTCGACGACGTGCCTGACGCCGCCGACCGCGTCGGCTGGCCCTGCGTGGTCAAGCCCGTGTTCGGCGGCGGCTGCCTCGACGTCGTCACGTTCACCTCCCGCAAGGAGTTCGACGACTTCGCGGCGTCCCCGCGCGCCGACTCGCTGCGCGGCACCCGCATCCCCCTGATCGTGGAGCGCTTCGTCCCCATGGACGCCGAACTCCACTGCGACGGCGTGGTGCACGACGGAGAGGTGCGATTCGCTGCGGCCGCACGGTACTTCACCCCCCTGCTCGGCCAGATCGACAACTTCAGCGGCTCCTACTTCCTCCCCGGGGATCACCCCGACCTCGCCCCGGCACTCGACCTGCACGCCCGTGTCGTCCGCGCCCTCGGCATGCGGTCCGGCGTCACCCACCTGGAGCTCTTCAAGACGCCCGGCGGACTCCTCGTCGGCGAGGTGGCCTGCCGCCCGGCCGGCGGCGGCATCCCCGAAGCGCTCCGGCTGCAGTACGGCATCGACATCTGGCAGGCGTTCCTCGACACCTCGATCGGCCGCGACCCGCACTGGGAGCCGCGGCACCGGGACAACGTCGTGGTCAACGCCGACTTCCCGACCAGGCCCGGACGTATCACCCGGCTCGTCCCCGAGGCGGACCTGGCGGCCCTCCCCGGAGTGATCGGCACCCGGATGACCATGGCCGTCGGTGACGTGATCCCCGCCGACCTCACGTCCTCCACCAGCCCCGGACTCGTCTTCTACGAAGCCGGTGACGAGGGCGAGGTCCTCTCCCGCCTGGAGAACATCCGCGAGGCCTACTTCCTGGAGACGAGCGCCCCGTGA
- a CDS encoding TauD/TfdA family dioxygenase, with product MAISLESLHSSFACKVTGVDLARPLADGVFAKIDAAFKRHAVLVFPGQELTDEQQIIFSQNFGPLEEAPNYAGKALRLRNEFTDISNLDSEGRLLDPEDRLTKYNLGNQMWHTDSSFKAIRSKCSLLSAREVTQVGGETQYADLRAAYDALPDVRKKELSGLLAEHSIAHSRSKSGFDGFNSEIATMLPPVPQRIVDFYPASGRTSLFLASHASHVIGRPVDEGRALLEELVEFATQERFVYTHRWSVGDLVVWDNRCTMHRGRPYDLTQRRVLHRTTVSDVETPFHKEPAPVPAGQSV from the coding sequence ATGGCGATCTCGCTCGAGTCCCTCCATTCCTCTTTCGCCTGCAAGGTGACGGGAGTCGATCTCGCCCGCCCCCTCGCGGACGGCGTGTTCGCCAAGATCGATGCGGCCTTCAAGCGCCACGCGGTGCTCGTATTCCCTGGTCAGGAGCTCACCGACGAGCAGCAGATCATTTTCAGCCAGAACTTCGGCCCCCTTGAGGAGGCGCCGAACTACGCGGGCAAGGCGCTGCGGCTCCGCAATGAGTTCACCGATATATCCAACCTCGATTCCGAGGGTAGGCTGCTGGACCCCGAGGACCGGCTCACGAAATACAATCTGGGAAACCAGATGTGGCATACGGACAGCTCTTTCAAGGCGATCCGGTCGAAATGCTCGCTCCTCTCCGCGCGCGAAGTGACGCAGGTCGGCGGAGAAACGCAGTACGCGGATCTGAGGGCCGCTTACGACGCATTGCCGGACGTGCGGAAGAAGGAACTCTCAGGTCTTCTCGCCGAGCACAGCATCGCGCATTCGCGGAGCAAGTCCGGCTTCGACGGATTCAACAGCGAGATCGCCACCATGCTGCCGCCCGTGCCGCAGCGGATCGTCGACTTCTACCCCGCCTCGGGCCGCACGAGCCTCTTCCTCGCCTCGCACGCCTCGCACGTGATCGGCCGGCCCGTCGACGAGGGCCGGGCACTCCTTGAGGAACTGGTCGAGTTCGCCACGCAGGAACGGTTCGTCTACACCCATCGCTGGAGCGTCGGCGACCTGGTGGTGTGGGACAACCGCTGCACCATGCACCGCGGCCGCCCCTACGACCTGACGCAGCGTCGCGTCCTGCACCGTACGACGGTCTCCGATGTCGAGACGCCGTTCCACAAGGAGCCGGCCCCGGTCCCGGCCGGGCAGAGCGTCTAA
- a CDS encoding GNAT family N-acetyltransferase, translating to MSAENIRTAALPPPDWDDLTGTSPLYLGSGWMRFVDSGGGADPRYTTLTRGGRAVAALAAHWNPDEGHADYRAQSVLGGSPHPAPPRLTLGGRRGFSSGLLKEPSAGPRRAAADLAALLTDTLANTPHSAGRWWWPYLTSDDADIVTEAARLAAPGPGDAGVQLRLLGADCVMDLTGDSVDAFTAALPTKQRRTNFRGEQRRYAESGLRTAQLKLSDVWEEGAGLLAQVQSKYGHDAPVDYLKDFLRRQVDQLDDRSVVFAAYRGDDLIGFTLCFVAGDELVVRLNGFDYARLTGCGEYAHLTVHEPLRHCYANGLRRLHLGMDSYDAKCRRGARVRPLWAVVGKDPGRDTTSTECLNDLLPRMPAREAAAFRAEVARRLTLPDDATHRTGQPVPASRP from the coding sequence ATGAGTGCGGAAAACATTCGTACGGCCGCGCTGCCGCCCCCGGACTGGGACGACCTGACGGGTACGTCACCGCTCTATCTCGGGTCGGGCTGGATGCGGTTCGTCGACTCCGGGGGCGGAGCCGATCCCCGCTACACGACGCTGACCCGCGGCGGGCGGGCCGTGGCCGCGCTCGCCGCGCACTGGAACCCCGACGAGGGCCATGCCGACTACCGGGCGCAGTCCGTCCTCGGCGGCTCCCCGCACCCCGCGCCGCCCCGGCTCACCCTCGGCGGCCGGCGCGGATTCTCCTCGGGGCTGCTCAAGGAGCCGTCGGCCGGTCCCCGAAGGGCGGCAGCCGACCTGGCGGCACTCCTCACCGACACACTCGCCAACACCCCCCACTCCGCAGGCAGATGGTGGTGGCCCTACCTGACGTCGGACGACGCGGACATCGTGACCGAGGCGGCCCGCCTGGCCGCACCCGGCCCCGGGGACGCCGGCGTGCAGCTCCGGCTGCTCGGCGCCGACTGCGTCATGGACCTCACCGGCGACAGCGTCGACGCCTTCACCGCCGCCCTGCCCACGAAGCAGCGACGCACCAACTTCCGCGGAGAGCAGCGCCGTTACGCCGAGAGCGGCCTGCGCACGGCGCAGCTGAAACTGTCGGACGTCTGGGAGGAGGGGGCCGGACTCCTCGCCCAGGTGCAGAGCAAGTACGGCCACGACGCGCCCGTCGACTACCTCAAGGACTTCCTCCGCCGCCAGGTGGACCAACTGGACGACCGCTCCGTCGTGTTCGCCGCCTACCGCGGTGACGACCTGATCGGATTCACCCTCTGCTTCGTCGCCGGCGACGAACTCGTGGTGCGTCTCAACGGCTTCGACTACGCCCGCCTCACGGGCTGCGGTGAGTACGCCCACCTCACCGTGCACGAACCGCTGCGCCACTGCTACGCCAACGGGCTGCGCCGGCTGCACCTGGGCATGGACTCCTACGACGCCAAGTGCCGCCGCGGCGCCCGCGTCCGCCCGCTGTGGGCGGTCGTGGGCAAGGACCCCGGCAGGGACACCACCTCCACCGAGTGCCTGAACGACCTGCTGCCCCGGATGCCCGCCCGCGAGGCCGCGGCGTTCCGGGCCGAGGTCGCCCGGCGGCTCACCCTGCCGGACGACGCGACGCACAGGACCGGACAGCCGGTTCCGGCATCGCGTCCCTGA
- a CDS encoding ATP-grasp domain-containing protein, with translation MPETPLDVSQVTHVAVGLSVALLADLEPLLPARSVLVLDEPDTIKARDGRARAAAFSCVAGLVEAPTQDEAGAGLLGGLVARPPRLKAVIPALEYGVVAAAALADAWGALGAGTEAARLLRDKALLREASQRLGIDQPAWEVVEGPDGVDLFRGRFGGRCVVKPANRQASLGVRLLDDGSDSAALWAETAAADETRMRARYALPPKYLVEQRLEGPEFSVEALVQEGEVRFANVTAKSVQHTAVPVEMGHVVPAELPSRTAESLLSATRRLMKATGFRTGVVHAEWILHEDRPHLVECAGRLPGDSIDQLINLSYACNLTEDYLHLLEGQAPVDRAPARRASAIRFLASGPGLVTAVEGTAEAARAPGVVECEVDVEAGTAVGAVTSSWDRLGHVIAVGDDPAEAAARAVDAAGLVRITVEAAS, from the coding sequence ATGCCGGAGACTCCCTTGGACGTCAGCCAGGTCACGCACGTCGCCGTGGGTCTGAGCGTGGCACTTTTGGCGGATCTTGAGCCATTGCTGCCCGCCCGCAGCGTTCTCGTGCTCGACGAGCCCGACACCATAAAGGCGCGCGACGGCCGCGCACGCGCCGCCGCGTTCAGCTGCGTGGCGGGGCTCGTCGAGGCACCCACCCAGGACGAGGCCGGGGCCGGACTCCTCGGCGGACTGGTGGCCCGCCCGCCCCGTCTGAAGGCGGTGATCCCTGCGCTGGAGTACGGCGTCGTCGCCGCGGCCGCGCTCGCGGACGCCTGGGGCGCCCTGGGCGCCGGCACGGAGGCCGCCCGGCTGCTGAGGGACAAGGCGCTGCTCCGGGAGGCGTCGCAGCGGCTCGGGATCGATCAGCCCGCCTGGGAGGTCGTCGAGGGGCCCGACGGCGTGGACCTCTTCCGCGGTCGCTTCGGCGGCCGCTGTGTGGTGAAACCGGCCAACCGGCAGGCGAGCCTCGGTGTCCGGCTGCTCGATGACGGCTCGGACAGTGCGGCCCTGTGGGCCGAGACCGCGGCCGCCGACGAGACCCGCATGCGTGCGCGGTACGCGCTGCCGCCGAAGTACTTGGTCGAACAGCGGCTGGAAGGACCTGAGTTCAGCGTGGAGGCCTTGGTGCAGGAGGGCGAGGTGCGGTTCGCCAACGTCACGGCCAAGTCCGTCCAGCACACCGCCGTTCCGGTCGAGATGGGCCATGTGGTCCCTGCCGAACTCCCGTCCCGGACAGCGGAGTCGCTGCTGTCGGCCACCCGCCGGCTGATGAAGGCCACGGGATTCCGCACCGGCGTCGTGCACGCGGAGTGGATCCTGCACGAGGACCGGCCGCACCTCGTCGAATGTGCCGGAAGACTGCCGGGCGACAGCATCGACCAGCTGATCAACCTCAGCTACGCCTGCAATCTGACCGAGGACTACCTGCACCTCCTCGAAGGGCAGGCCCCGGTCGACCGCGCGCCGGCCCGACGGGCCTCGGCCATCCGCTTCCTGGCCTCCGGGCCCGGACTCGTCACCGCCGTCGAGGGCACCGCGGAAGCGGCCCGGGCCCCCGGCGTCGTGGAGTGCGAGGTCGACGTCGAGGCGGGCACCGCGGTGGGAGCGGTGACCAGTTCCTGGGACCGGCTCGGGCACGTGATCGCCGTGGGGGACGACCCCGCGGAAGCCGCCGCGCGCGCCGTGGACGCCGCCGGTCTCGTCCGGATCACCGTGGAGGCCGCCTCATGA
- a CDS encoding MFS transporter: protein MTVRWLRDYVPPGPTGRRLALISFIDSVGTGLFLASSAVFAVRHIGLDTSQFGWAMSAAGLVGLIVGVPLGRLGDRIGPRRLLVTLQLWRAVWFSALAFAWNLSTFVVIVCCLALAEAAVSPLTQVVVASAVGDDQRVRTMAILRTLRNAGFSVGALAATPLLTVGTAWAFRSTVLANGVSFVIAALVLARLRLVAHAPAPTAGSGALMRLKGLRDLPYLQLTALNSVLVLHMTLLSVGIPLWVVARTEAPVGVVAVLLAVNTVLAVLLQVPLSRRAEHEAGAVRCLIGSGLALAVCALALAGTGSVTRWPAVALLVAATVALTLGEILQSAGAWELSYRHAPADRRTEYLSTFNLGFSVQEIVGPVLLAGGVIALGGWGWLALGGLFCVATVLVRPVAGHLAASRAGSGPEGADTTTDTAVATDSGTDAGGGPGDSPPAAEPSASTNHA from the coding sequence ATGACCGTCCGATGGCTGCGCGACTACGTCCCCCCGGGACCCACCGGCCGCCGGCTGGCCCTGATCTCCTTCATCGACTCGGTCGGCACCGGCCTCTTCCTGGCCAGCTCCGCCGTCTTCGCCGTACGCCATATCGGCCTCGACACCTCGCAGTTCGGCTGGGCCATGTCGGCGGCCGGGCTGGTCGGACTGATCGTGGGCGTCCCCCTGGGCCGACTCGGCGACCGGATCGGACCGCGCCGGCTGCTGGTGACCCTGCAACTGTGGCGCGCGGTCTGGTTCTCGGCGCTGGCCTTCGCCTGGAACCTGTCCACCTTCGTCGTCATCGTCTGCTGTCTGGCCCTGGCCGAAGCGGCGGTCTCCCCGCTGACCCAGGTCGTCGTCGCCTCGGCCGTCGGGGACGACCAGCGGGTCCGCACCATGGCCATCCTCAGGACCCTGCGCAACGCCGGGTTCTCCGTCGGGGCGCTGGCGGCGACGCCGCTGCTCACGGTGGGCACGGCCTGGGCCTTCCGCTCGACGGTGCTGGCCAACGGCGTCTCGTTCGTGATCGCCGCGCTCGTCCTGGCCCGCCTCCGGCTCGTCGCCCACGCGCCGGCGCCCACGGCCGGGAGCGGGGCGCTCATGCGCCTCAAGGGTCTGCGGGACCTCCCGTACCTCCAGCTCACCGCGCTCAACAGCGTGCTCGTCCTCCATATGACCCTGCTGTCGGTCGGCATCCCCCTGTGGGTGGTGGCCCGGACCGAGGCCCCCGTGGGCGTCGTCGCCGTGCTCCTCGCCGTGAACACGGTCCTGGCCGTACTCCTCCAGGTGCCGCTGTCGCGGCGGGCCGAGCACGAGGCCGGCGCGGTGCGCTGCCTGATCGGCTCCGGACTCGCCCTGGCCGTCTGCGCGCTCGCCCTGGCCGGGACGGGATCGGTGACCCGCTGGCCCGCGGTGGCGCTGCTCGTCGCGGCGACGGTGGCCCTGACGCTGGGCGAGATCCTCCAGTCCGCCGGGGCCTGGGAGCTGTCGTACCGTCATGCCCCCGCAGACCGGCGCACCGAGTACCTCTCGACCTTCAATCTCGGCTTCAGCGTCCAGGAGATCGTCGGGCCGGTGCTGCTCGCTGGGGGCGTGATCGCCCTTGGCGGCTGGGGCTGGCTCGCGCTGGGCGGGCTCTTCTGCGTCGCCACGGTCCTGGTACGCCCGGTGGCGGGCCACCTCGCGGCCTCGCGGGCCGGCTCCGGACCGGAGGGGGCGGACACCACCACGGACACCGCCGTGGCAACGGACAGCGGCACCGACGCCGGCGGCGGGCCGGGAGACTCCCCGCCCGCCGCCGAGCCTTCGGCGTCCACCAACCACGCCTGA
- a CDS encoding DUF1330 domain-containing protein gives MTAYVIAESRHADSPEVRAYREVAQASIARHGGRYLARGALPEAMEGTWGEDHRMVVIEFPSLEQAKAWYTSPEYTEARATRSDLEGRRILFVDGVTGPVV, from the coding sequence ATGACGGCCTATGTGATTGCTGAATCCCGGCACGCGGACTCGCCGGAGGTACGCGCGTACCGCGAGGTCGCGCAGGCCTCCATCGCCCGGCACGGCGGCCGTTATCTGGCTCGCGGCGCTCTGCCCGAGGCGATGGAGGGCACATGGGGCGAGGACCACCGCATGGTCGTCATCGAGTTCCCCAGCCTCGAACAGGCCAAGGCCTGGTACACCTCGCCCGAGTACACCGAGGCCAGGGCGACCCGCTCCGACCTCGAAGGACGCCGCATCCTGTTCGTCGACGGGGTCACCGGCCCGGTCGTCTGA
- a CDS encoding M20/M25/M40 family metallo-hydrolase — translation MYVGARTLAEEVAGLVRIPSVNPLHAGPRAEEYGPVGEGAIAARLAARCEAAGAREVVLDEVLPGRPNVYGLFRGRSDRLVVVDVHTDTVTVESMTDPPFDGRIEQGSVWGRGALDTKATLGVLLALLDSWHRAGLRPEHGLLLVGSVGEEAGGLVGATRFRPWAEQRGLRIDRMLVAEPTEFRPVHGLKGLVLVEVTAHGTASHSARPDLGANAVEAMAPVIAAFVAEQERLGALPAATELGNGTVSVTQISGGTGSNVIPERCSVTVGRRIVPGEDPDDVLARLADIARAACPVPCKVTSLLPRTPDGRAGSPAFYQPPDSDFVQYLARAAGTAPAVAPFGANALRYSGLADELVVFGPGSIEDAHQDTERVAVADLVRLAGILTGWLAPG, via the coding sequence ATGTACGTAGGCGCGCGGACGCTGGCGGAGGAAGTGGCCGGACTGGTCAGGATCCCCAGCGTCAACCCGCTCCACGCGGGACCGCGCGCCGAGGAGTACGGCCCGGTCGGCGAGGGCGCGATCGCGGCCCGGCTCGCCGCCCGGTGCGAGGCGGCGGGGGCGCGGGAAGTCGTGCTGGACGAGGTGCTGCCCGGCCGGCCGAATGTGTACGGGCTCTTCCGGGGCCGGTCCGACCGGCTCGTCGTGGTGGACGTCCACACCGACACCGTGACCGTGGAGAGCATGACCGACCCGCCCTTCGACGGGCGCATCGAGCAGGGCAGCGTCTGGGGCCGGGGCGCGCTGGACACCAAGGCCACCCTCGGGGTCCTGCTCGCCCTGCTGGACTCCTGGCACCGTGCCGGTCTGCGACCCGAGCACGGCCTCCTGCTCGTCGGCTCGGTCGGCGAGGAAGCCGGCGGGCTGGTCGGCGCGACCCGGTTCAGACCGTGGGCCGAACAGCGCGGCCTGCGCATCGACCGGATGCTGGTGGCCGAACCGACCGAATTCCGCCCGGTCCACGGCCTCAAGGGCCTCGTCCTCGTCGAGGTGACCGCGCACGGCACCGCGAGCCACTCGGCCCGCCCCGACCTGGGGGCGAACGCCGTCGAGGCCATGGCACCGGTGATCGCCGCCTTCGTCGCGGAACAGGAGCGGCTCGGGGCCCTGCCCGCCGCCACCGAACTGGGCAACGGCACCGTGTCCGTCACCCAGATCTCCGGCGGCACCGGCAGCAACGTGATCCCCGAGCGCTGCTCGGTCACCGTGGGCCGGCGCATCGTCCCCGGTGAGGACCCCGACGACGTCCTGGCCCGACTGGCGGACATCGCCCGAGCCGCCTGCCCCGTCCCCTGCAAGGTGACCTCGCTCCTGCCGCGGACCCCCGACGGCCGGGCCGGATCGCCCGCGTTCTACCAGCCGCCGGACAGCGATTTCGTCCAGTACCTGGCACGGGCCGCCGGAACCGCCCCCGCCGTCGCACCGTTCGGAGCGAACGCGCTGCGCTACTCCGGCCTGGCCGACGAGCTCGTCGTCTTCGGCCCCGGCTCGATCGAGGACGCCCACCAGGACACCGAGCGGGTCGCCGTCGCGGACCTGGTCCGCCTCGCCGGCATCCTCACCGGCTGGCTCGCCCCGGGCTGA
- a CDS encoding PIG-L family deacetylase, translating into MRPTDPGTAALLPLPRAFHRVLVIAAHPDDAEFAFGATVARLTDEGAQVVYVVVSDGAQGGEDPDEPTAELVATRYAEQREAAGTLGVSEVVFLGLPDGTLADTPALRLALTREIRRHRPELVLTHQPLRSLEFPVGASHPDHLAVGEAALNAVYPFARNPRAFPELLAEGLPAHRVAEVWVPGHEHADLFVDVSRSAERKVAAVLTHRSQFRTSEDPRADVQWVTDRMRGNGASAGCAHADAFKRIVTDAAGAAGPPPARQRTDTPGDGAP; encoded by the coding sequence GTGAGACCCACCGACCCCGGCACCGCCGCACTCCTGCCGCTGCCGCGCGCCTTCCACCGGGTGCTGGTGATCGCCGCCCATCCGGACGACGCCGAGTTCGCCTTCGGGGCGACCGTCGCCCGTCTCACGGACGAGGGCGCCCAGGTCGTCTACGTGGTGGTGAGCGACGGCGCCCAGGGTGGGGAGGACCCCGACGAGCCCACGGCGGAACTGGTCGCGACGCGGTACGCGGAACAGCGCGAGGCGGCCGGCACGCTGGGGGTGAGCGAGGTCGTGTTCCTCGGCCTCCCCGACGGCACGCTCGCCGACACCCCCGCGCTCCGGCTGGCCCTGACCCGGGAGATCCGCAGGCACCGCCCCGAACTCGTGCTCACCCACCAGCCGCTGCGCTCCCTCGAGTTCCCGGTCGGCGCCTCGCACCCCGACCACCTGGCCGTGGGGGAGGCGGCGCTGAACGCCGTCTACCCCTTCGCCCGCAACCCGCGCGCCTTCCCCGAACTCCTGGCGGAGGGGCTGCCCGCCCACCGCGTCGCGGAGGTGTGGGTCCCGGGCCACGAGCACGCCGACCTGTTCGTCGACGTCAGCCGGTCCGCCGAGCGCAAGGTCGCCGCCGTCCTCACTCACCGCAGCCAGTTCCGTACGTCCGAGGACCCGCGGGCGGACGTCCAGTGGGTGACCGACCGGATGCGCGGGAACGGCGCGTCGGCCGGCTGTGCCCACGCCGACGCGTTCAAGCGGATCGTCACGGACGCCGCGGGAGCCGCCGGCCCGCCGCCCGCCCGGCAGCGGACCGACACCCCCGGCGACGGTGCGCCATGA